The DNA window GGTTGGATTACATGAGACTGTGCAGGGTTACTCAATAAAATCAATATAAATCAGTGTGTATGCCGCTGTTAAGTCATTGCCCTATCAGAATAAAGGTCAAGTAAAAGGTCAAATTATTTCTAACTGTAAAATAACACAGACAGACGTCAGGGCAGTTGTCAGCAGCGCTGACAGGAGCTTGTCTGAGTCATGAAGTTACAGTAAAGCCTGTAACGCCATATAATCCAACTTGATTACCAATCAGTACAACATGTAAATCAGGGATCAGGCTGCGTCAGTGTAAATCTTCACTTGCACTGATCATATCATCACTTCAGCTTCAGGACTAACATCATAAAGAAGCAGgttttttacttaaaaaaaagttgttccCACATTTGTTAGTTTCCACCTCAACGTCAAGGTAAAGATAGTTTATGGGTTTGGGCGAATCCAAATTCCATAACCAGATTCAGCATGTGAATATGAAGAATATGTAGGCGGCGGGGGAAAGATGTTGGTTTGTAGTTTGACCAAACACGTTCCCGCAGGTCAACAGAGCACGGGGCCGAACCCACCGATTGACACGCATCGGCTATgagctttttaatttatctgcattcaAATACAGattgcttttatctttttttagtcTACACTGGAAGCCCTAAAACATAAGTCGTTGCCCCCAGAGGCTGCTTCGTTGTCAGGCTTTAGCTGCTGGGCAGATTGGGACAAAGCTCTGAGTCCTGGGATCCTTACCGAGTTTTCGGGGCTGCCCTCGCTGTACGTCTCTGTTTTGGGCTCCACCGCCACCTCAGCATCCAGGATCTTGTCAACAGGCATCTCCTCGTTGAAACTGCTGGTAGATTCCACCTCGATCTCCCCCCGCTCCTTCCCACGCTGCCTCTCTTCCTGCaccgctgcacacacacacacacaaacacaaaatcacacaaataaGCGCATGTATTTAAGGTCAAACCACCCACGCTTAATCTTCTGGCGCAGATATTCATGGCAACATCCCTGATACAATGGTAACTCTACATCTCTGGAACCTTAATGTAACCTCTGAAGCAGATTCCCTAGAATACAAAATATCTTTCACATCTGCTTACTCCTGTAACTGTGAACCACATTTAGCGGAAAATCAAATATTCAAATCCAGGGCGTACATGGTCACGGTTGCaacatgtatatttatgtaCTTACACAGTACACTAAAGATGGTTGTGCATCACGTTAAGAAGCAAAAACTTGTCTGAGGCCGACGCGTTCATATCAACAGGAGAATATCCGGAACTATCATAATAAATTCCGCTCCGGaaaaaactgtgtttttgtttatagcGCATCGAAGCTGGCAACAACAATTGAAATTTAAATTCCATTGTGTCTTTTTTACAGCCCACTGGCTCTTGTTGCCAAAAGCTCTCCAttcttgtctttccaagtttaCATTTTCTGTGGCGCCTTCTCAATGTATGGCATCTTTTTTGATGCCGACACATTTGTatcctttttgttttgtatctgCTGCCTGTTAGAAATGTCACGTAAACGCCCCCACTTGCTCGCTCTGAATTTTCTGGACCTTCTCACATGGCGTCACTTGGACATTTTGCTAGGGGGCTGACAGGACAAGTCCCTAGAAATATCCGTAATAACTGACCCTGACGTTTGCGTTCTCCCGTTCGGCCCCTCCGGAATATTCAGTGCCTGTCTAAAAGCTGTctgaaaaatgttttgtatCTTGGGAAACGTTGGGATGTAATATATTCCTACAGGTTTGAACAATTCATGTTTGTAATGAAAACGCATGTTgggttataaaaaaaaagaaagaaacaactcAGGCCCACCTTCTCTCTTCATGCCCATGGCCAGGCACTTCTGGTAGCGACAGTATTGGCAGCGGTTTCTCTGGCGCTTGTCGATCAGGCACTCCTTCATGTCTCGACACGTGTAGGTCAGGTCTTTTCGGACGGTCCTCTTGAAGAAACCTTTGCATCCCTCACAGCTGTACACACCGTAGTGTTTCCCTGTGGAGACACAGACCCCCACATCAAGTCAGCATTTGACCTCACTGTACTTCAGGTTCACAGCGtggattatatatatatgtttggaATCAGGATTggactacaacaacaacaacaggcgTTGCCAATAACAACCCTATGAAAAACCcatttaacacaaaaacaatagaGCTGTGAAGAATTTagcaagaagaaaaataaaaccgGCAAAATGCCTGACAAGTCACCTTGAAATCAATGTGTTATCTTTCCTCCACCCATCTGTGAGATAATGTGTATGTGGGAGTGGAAGTGCAAAATGTCCTACTTCCTCACCCTTACCTGAGGAGCGGTCCCCGCAGATGGCACAGATGTGCTTGGATATGCCCCCGGGGCTGGGGCACTGGTAGTTGATGCTCCCCAGGTTCTGCAGCCCCGGCGGAGGCTTGATGTCCTCCGAGCTGCTGACGCTGTTCATCGAGTTCATCTGAGGATGCCAGGAAGAGAGAGCAGACACAGAGGTTGAAGCTGAGGTGGGCAGAACCGAGCGagctgagcagaggaggaagcgcAGGGGAAGTAAGAAGCGAAAAGTGCTAGGCAGGTCTCATGATACTGCCTCTCTTCCTCTATTCCTCAGTTTGTCTTCTGTGTGCCCATATTATCATTTTCTGtcccccacccacacacttttattgtgaaagtgtcGCAGGGTGCGATCACATGCTCGCGCAGGGGGTGGAGCTGAGTCTGCTGTCTGAGGCTCGTCACACAGGTTTCTCGATGTTTGTTGACAGGCAGAGGCGTTGGGAGTCACGTGTGCAGAGGGTGCAGTTCTCAGAAACGGACAGCAGAGGGGGCTCCTGCGTAGGGTCTTCAAACTCGGGAGAATGGAGGAGATTTGAAGTGATAAAGATGTCGATGCTTCTAATGTCCGCGTGATTCATTTTATCGGGCCTAGTTCTCATTTTGGATTTATGAGCTTCGTTTAGCAGCTTCTCAGGCGGTTTGAGAAAATTCACAGCTAACGTATTGAGACTGATGTGTCTGCGGTCTCACGTGTCACTGAAGGAGACAAAAAGGTGTAAACAACCCACTGAGGTTAGAATAAGTGCGACCCTGCAGCGCTCAGCGGAGGTAATAGAGCCTTTTCAGTGAGATTCATAACATGTTCAAGGCCGGGGGCAAACTCGTCTGACTTCCTTCGACTTTTTcatatctctgtctctcttatCTCCTCGCCGCCCTTTGACCCTCTCCTGCCGACCGAGGGCCAGGTGGGACCATGGGACGCATGTATGTGGTGCACAATTatgcttttttgtttgtgtatgtgcacacGTCTGCACTCCCTTGGAAGCAACAAGGCTGACCTACATATGCCCTCCCGTCCTATATATTTGATGCAGCTTGACGTATAGGACACCTCAGGCTCTTCCTCTCACTTATTTACGAAGTGCACTTTCTTATGAATATCCTCTAAtggctgagctgagctgaggacTCGGTGGCTGTGACCTCACAGCGGAGGAAGATTATacaagagattttttttttctttctttctttctttcagtttttcccACAGAACGCTTGTTTTCGAGACCGCCACTGGCCTCTTCATCTATAGATGCCCCAAAGGCTGGCAGTCACACTTAAATGAGCATTCAGCCCCCTGCGTGTTCGCTCATCGGTGAATCAGTACCGCACAGTGATTCCTCTTCAGTGCTCAGTTTTCACAAATAATTAATTTTACACATGTACAGCTTGAGAAAAATAAGCCTTGTGGTGAACTCAAACAGTTGTTCAGACGCACATTCAGTTTCAGACGAACAACATATTCGCGCCAAAACGGCTACAAGCACTGTATATGGATTATTGATGCGACATACATTCTTTATACCACACATGGTATGAAGAACACACTGCATCATATATGTTAGGTTTACTCAGGCCTTTCCTGGGCCAGACATGCAGATCCACTCTTCAATAATCTTGTATTGCTTAAATGAACTAAGAAATCTATAATCCAATCAAAAAAAATCTGGTACAATTTGTAACCGTGTCGTTCTAAGATTCACTGTGCAAACAGATTAAGCTATTCACCAATATTCGATCGGTGGAGAACTTAATCTAAATAATGACATCGGATTTGAGAaatttgaatgaaaaataatatttttaacatttcacagaacaaattttttattaattaactaAGACAATAATTTACTGACTAATGGATGTTCAAATTAATCCTGGGATGCAAATTCAAATTAATactaaaataattatattattccCACTTGATTTGGAGCAGCTTACACAAACAGGTTCAAGGAGCTAAATGAGGATTAAGAACATATAAGAATagataaagaataaagaataaagttaATGACAGTAAAAGAGTTATTAAAAAGTGGATAAAAAGATCTATATGCTAGCTCTAAAtctaaacaaaaataaagcccTCCCCCACATGCATCTCCAAGCACAGGATTAGATCATAGACCGTCACAAATTGTGGTAGCAGTAATtcattatacaaataaatactatAAATATAACTGAATGTTAACTGTGAGCTTTAAATGGTTTGTTTGCAACTAAAAGCAGCAGTGAAATAGTCAAACAATGTCAAAAAGCACTGATTAATACTTGATCAGAAGAAAATGATAGCCGAACCCTTGAATATCCCTGTCACGGATGTAGAAGCGTAATATTCAATATGCTTGTGTTCATTGTTGTCACCCCATGACAGGCTCGTGAACTCCAGTTAACCCGTGAAAACAGTACGACACGTTACACGACACAATGACCTGATGGCGGCTTGGTCACTGGCTGTCGGTGAGCAGTCAAAAGATGGTGACACCGAACAATCGTATTAACTCTGACTGTCCCTAAAGGCACAGATCCATACTGTGATTGAAGCAACGTATATTGCTCTCCGCTGCGCCCTGCAGCCCTGGCCTCAATCCGGCCTCTGAAgcacaatatgtgtgtgtgtcggtgtgtgtgaatgtacagAAACACACCATCGTCAAAGCATTAAGCCTTGTGGGGTTTGTAGTTCATTCTATGGACCACTTAAAGCAAGTATTTCCATAAGCCCTCTGCTTCTCTTGCAGTCCAATATgccaaagaataaaaaagagcaGTCTTGTGGTATTTATAAATATCTGCTATAATAACCAGTATGATGCTGTAAAAGGAGATTAAACCGACAATATACAGGaaaaataaaccaaagaaaacGTATGTTTCCCTAGTTGGACTGCATCTCTTAAGTCCCTTTGGCATAACAGCAGCAACGCAGAACCCACCGATGACCTTTAGGGAGAGACGTGTAAAGGTCAGTTAAAGGGGAGGAAACCGCGAGAAACCCAAGGTTTGCCAGCCCAACACATTGGATATGGCTAACCTTCAACGTGCCGACCGCTGCCGGAGATTCCAAGAGTGGAAGGCACATGATCGACCGAAGAACATGATAGTTTCACGCAGACAGACTTTGCAAAAATAGTAGTTTGAAGGAAGATAAATCTCTGTTGATGAGGGTGCAGCTATGAATAGAAGGCCCTGTCTGATTTCAAACAAGAGGGCGATTGACAAAATTTAATCTGGAGTGCACCAAACATCATaaattgttcattttatttaagtGAACCTTGAAAGAAGTCTTCTAAGACAATGTCCGATGATGTGTGTCACCATCAAAACACTTTCCTACCTGTGGACTGCAGAGAGGACCAAAGTTCATGTTGGGCGTGGACGGCAGCgatagagagggagagcccAGGGACGATGTGATGACGGGGTAGGGTGAGGCCAGGCCGTTCATCGACGAGCCGAGGGCGGACATGGGGGACTGCAGGGGCCTGGAGCTGCTGATAACTGACGGGTGCCCCACCATGCCACCCATGGGGGGCGGGTGGGTGTGGGCCGCACTCATTGGCCCCGTAGAGTCTGGGGGAGAAGGAAAGGTGTGTTAGAGAAACAGAGTGAAGAGGATTtatatctatcaatcaatctaatACAACAAATCTTGTATTTACACTGTAAATCTTTTATTCAGTCCACACTGGAGTGAAAGGTAAAATAGGAATTAGTACATATGTCACCTTAAAGTCAACATGGTAAATAGGATTTTATTACAAATTAATTGAGGTTTTAGAACACGTAATCTCAGCTATGTGTGACGTCCATGTTACTGTGGAGTTTTCTTGGCCCTAAATAGAGActtttggaaatgctgctggaGCTGTTTTAATTACAAAACTCCAGGGTTGTGTTTTAGTGAGCAGAAACTGAGTCTACAGTGATGCAGACGACCTCCTTTGCTTCCTCAATGGGTTTCATCAGTCACAACATATCCTTGACTCTTTTTCTGAAGCCTCTGGTAATCGGGTTCGAGTACGGGTACGGTTAACAAATAGCAAGTGTGGCAAACGCTAATCACCAGTCACACTTCCACCTTCTCATATGtccaagcaaaaaaaaaatccctacTCTTACTATTTTCCGCAACTTAACAACAACCTGCAGACAGGACAATTtgattcctgtttacatcagcACACACATGACCAAGTTATTGGTCATGCTTCAGTTATGCTACAGATccccaaaagtgaggccaaaacatcttgcctcctccatgttaacagatgaaAGATTTTCCCCCCCAATATGGTTAATTTCATTTTAGGTTGCTCTagtcacactgatgtttgttcaaatgcAAATTTTCCCGGTaagtttgcttttaatttgatgCTACAAAAACacggtgaaatgtcatgattgacaccTGAGACCTGTTGAGCACATGTATCAGCAGGACCTTGCAAATCCACTATCACTACTGCTCAGACTCTAAATGACATCACCATACAGCACATGATGTCGACACCCATATCCGATATCTTGGCCTCATGTTTTTACAGCGTGAGGAAGCCATCATTTCTAGAAGTGAGCTAAAATGCTAATCTTATGGCAGCACTGAGCAGATAGGTGGGAAGGAACCATATCATTAAAGGTGTGGGCTATAAGATAAAAACAATCAGTAACACCTTTTACAATAAGCAGTCATTGTGTCCATTgctattataaaaaatattgaccATAGCAGCTTTAAGTTCTCAGAAGAGCAAATCCACCTGATATCACACTTCAAAATGAGTGGAAAACATACCGTGTGGGAAAATGACACAGAAGTGGAAAATCTGATTTCCATTTTAATGAtcaaaagtgtaaaaatacatTGCTGGCCAACAGTGCAATATGCATGGAGGCAGTCAGAACGCTGTGTCCACCTGATTTTGGTCACAGGGTTCTGATTTTGCTTTGCATCCCCTGATGCAAGCTGACAGGCTGGCATTTACATAGATGACCTACTTAGAAAAGATGTCAGTCAACTGGGTAACAGGGTGTGGTGTGTAATTTTATGCATGTGCTGTAGCTGTGAGGACATTCATTCACCATCAAGCAATATTTCAACAACTGACATACGCATACTGTATGTACATGTATGAAGCAACATGTAGAGTACACATAATTAATATGTACAAATACCGCAGGCTGTCACATGCTCTGGTACAGACTGATGCAATGAACAATGTGTCTCCGGGCTAATGTCAGTGACTCATGGGagtgaataaaacaatttatCTTACTGATGAAGAGTGACACACAGAGTGACACACAGTGTGCCAACGTGTGCAAGTTAATGGTTGGATTTCTCACAATGGCCATAAAATGCAGAAGCTTCTCCTTGTGTGTCGGTGAACCATCCCCCACccacctttacacacacacacacacaagcagtgtGATACTTGGCCATTGTTCTTAGTTAAATGTCACattcctgtgtgtatgtgtttgtgtggggggCCATGGTATGATACCCTGACACACAATGAAAAGCACCTGTTTGAGTATTTTTGGGATGAAGTTCTGTTACTGAAtaaaggcaaaataaaaaaacatggaagAGGGTGAATGTGACGAAAAATGACAAAGACTCTGACCAGTCAAGACAAAACTAGGAGCTCATACCTAGAAGAGAGTCTACTTCTGTCTCACGGACATGGTTTGAGTATGAAAGGTCTGACCAGAAAACCATGATCTGAACATAATGCAGCAGCCCAGTCTCCACAACACACGCCGGAATCATGTCAAACATTACTGAGCCTACGGATGTAAAGAACCACCCTCAGAACAAACCACCAACTCAGGAAGTTGCAAGAGGCGTTCACGTGCAGCTCACCATATGGCAAAGAAACATGAAGATGGAAGAAAACAGCTGCCATTACAATATACACCTTTAAGGACATGGCCCTAAAATTACAAAGTCAAGAAAAGGTACGATTAACAGGATGATCTGTGTGTTATCATATAAGTACCTCCATTAGGATATGAGATTTAGGTCTATAAACATTTTCGTAAAACATTATCTAGACTAACTTcaagaaaatatatttcttaAGATAATTCTGTTATGATCATTTCATTGGTCAGGAAATTAAATTCCCAGTCGACAACAGCGCAATCCTTTGTCCCTTaggaaataaactttatataagCAAAGAGTCTCGGTTGCATCTCCCAGTTAAAGATGCAGCGTGACTTCCCTGTTCCTGCCCCAAAGTCAAAAtggaaagagaaatgttttacaCGTCAGCTAAATGAGGAACATCCAAGAgctaagaagaagaagaagaagaagaagaagaagaagaattttaaATTAGCCAAGCAGTCTGGCATGAGCAGTCATTGCACAATTTAAGATACAAAGCAATgcatattgtttatttcatccAAGGGAAATGCTAAATGCTGACACTTTGAGAAAGTAATCACAGAAAGATCTTCATGCTCTTTTGCAGTAGCTATCAGTTttgatgtaaaaagaaaaagaagggtttctttttattttgacctAGTTCTGAGAAATACCTTATAGTTTCTGCCTGTCAGTTTCCTGAAGTGAAGTGTTTGCAGCCTTTTTTTAAGTTAGACTGAACCCCTAGCTGAACGCTTTGGAGTACTTCTGAAAAGTTGCTCTGATACTTAACCTCTGGCAGTGATTAAGTTTCACATTAGTTTCTGCCCCACTGGAAATGAGAAGCGTAGCCTCTATTTAACAAGAAATGGAAAGTATGAGTAATGCAACACAGTTGCTTTCAGATGTCAAGGATTTGGGGAAACAGTCAGAGGAACGTCACATTGTCTGCCTGCATGCAGCACTTTGTGCATTGAGACACACTCTATAACACACAGCTGGCCATTCAGTCCCTCTCTGGATGCCAAGGAACAGATGTTGTGCAACTTCCTGTTTAGCAGCGAGACTATAGCCTCCACCCCCTCTCTCGCTCACCCACTTTCTCCAGCCCTCCATGAGTGATCCCTGGCAGACAAATATGTATGGgggcctccctctctctcccacaaaGCTGACTTGATACAGGAGATATATTGCAGCGCTAATCACTTTAAAAGCAGTCAACAGTTTACCCTGTATTCTATGGTCTGTGATTCTCCAAAATGCACAGCTCAGATGAAGAAGGTCTACAGTGCCAGGCGTGTA is part of the Limanda limanda chromosome 9, fLimLim1.1, whole genome shotgun sequence genome and encodes:
- the rxrgb gene encoding retinoic acid receptor RXR-gamma-B isoform X1; the encoded protein is MRWDAERHRLQEPDASLTHSMDSDDPYSHLNSTGPMSAAHTHPPPMGGMVGHPSVISSSRPLQSPMSALGSSMNGLASPYPVITSSLGSPSLSLPSTPNMNFGPLCSPQMNSMNSVSSSEDIKPPPGLQNLGSINYQCPSPGGISKHICAICGDRSSGKHYGVYSCEGCKGFFKRTVRKDLTYTCRDMKECLIDKRQRNRCQYCRYQKCLAMGMKREAVQEERQRGKERGEIEVESTSSFNEEMPVDKILDAEVAVEPKTETYSEGSPENSTNDPVTNICQAADKQLFTLVEWAKRIPHFSEIPLDDQVILLRAGWNELLIASFSHRSVTVKDGILLATGLHVHRSSAHSAGVGSIFDRVLTELVSKMKDMQMDKTELGCLRAIVLFNPDAKGLSNPAEVEGLREKVYASLESYTKQKYPDQPGRFAKLLLRLPALRSIGLKCLEHLFFFKLIGDTPIDTFLMEMLEAPHQIT
- the rxrgb gene encoding retinoic acid receptor RXR-gamma-B isoform X2 gives rise to the protein MWHPVASPATGGSTGREIGYGHYSTGPMSAAHTHPPPMGGMVGHPSVISSSRPLQSPMSALGSSMNGLASPYPVITSSLGSPSLSLPSTPNMNFGPLCSPQMNSMNSVSSSEDIKPPPGLQNLGSINYQCPSPGGISKHICAICGDRSSGKHYGVYSCEGCKGFFKRTVRKDLTYTCRDMKECLIDKRQRNRCQYCRYQKCLAMGMKREAVQEERQRGKERGEIEVESTSSFNEEMPVDKILDAEVAVEPKTETYSEGSPENSTNDPVTNICQAADKQLFTLVEWAKRIPHFSEIPLDDQVILLRAGWNELLIASFSHRSVTVKDGILLATGLHVHRSSAHSAGVGSIFDRVLTELVSKMKDMQMDKTELGCLRAIVLFNPDAKGLSNPAEVEGLREKVYASLESYTKQKYPDQPGRFAKLLLRLPALRSIGLKCLEHLFFFKLIGDTPIDTFLMEMLEAPHQIT